From Variimorphobacter saccharofermentans, one genomic window encodes:
- a CDS encoding trypsin-like peptidase domain-containing protein has translation MQQRIKALLKLLFVFTLSFSTIFISGLSISSINTIVIAEAAVKAPSLKDKSITLYTGYDTYKVEIKNLSKNATVSYKSDRTKVATVTKNGTIKPIAKGSANITVTVKQNGKTYNLKLEVKVKKPSVTFSKSTNYLNVSDTFQYTAKVNGMNDEVKWSTSDSSIASINSKGKVTALAQGKVYVYAEAGDKTARCTLEIGQNRIGTFSTNVTLYDETTIWITAKDMNVSTKDEILSYELDKKNIIKCKWGETWTGNQTSLKIEALKPGTDTITISSDKTHDKLIINVTVEKNRKTKKEYSSKEIYQKCGPATVEIEVSKDDGEAQGSGFFIDNGVVVTNYHVIDGAKRIVIKTNNGREYECKTILGYNALLDLAVLKINCKNESLVISETKSVVGEDIYALGSPLGLSGTMTKGMISTASRIIEYVDFIQIDAPISNGNSGGPLVNVYGEVIGVNTMGATYGQNLNFAVNINELKKVTTNNPITVAEYYEEYSKQMFDDFLYEDDETSNSMSTCQTIDPKVYGIGEAEKDEKVDYYKINITQSTTLHGHLLTYNNSDYMNVQIALYDQNGTLIGTCFPINEDCIQKLECSIEAGTYYLGISLVDYYTGEDIIYAFGYRCE, from the coding sequence TTGCAGCAGAGGATTAAAGCATTATTAAAATTACTATTCGTTTTTACACTATCATTTTCTACGATATTTATTTCCGGACTATCCATATCCAGTATTAATACCATAGTGATTGCTGAGGCAGCGGTAAAAGCCCCTTCATTGAAAGACAAAAGTATAACTCTATATACTGGATATGATACATATAAAGTTGAGATTAAAAATTTATCAAAAAACGCAACCGTAAGCTACAAATCTGATCGGACCAAGGTTGCAACTGTTACAAAGAACGGTACAATAAAGCCAATTGCAAAGGGCTCGGCTAACATCACTGTTACAGTAAAGCAAAATGGGAAAACCTATAATTTGAAATTAGAGGTTAAAGTTAAAAAACCTTCTGTTACATTTTCAAAATCGACAAATTACCTCAATGTATCTGATACCTTCCAATATACAGCTAAAGTGAATGGAATGAATGATGAGGTTAAATGGAGCACATCTGATTCTTCCATAGCAAGCATTAATTCCAAGGGAAAGGTTACCGCACTCGCACAGGGAAAAGTATATGTTTATGCTGAGGCTGGTGATAAGACTGCAAGATGTACTTTGGAAATTGGGCAGAATCGAATTGGGACCTTTTCTACGAATGTTACCTTATATGATGAGACTACTATATGGATTACTGCTAAGGATATGAATGTTTCTACTAAGGATGAGATACTTTCCTATGAATTGGATAAGAAGAATATAATAAAATGTAAATGGGGTGAAACCTGGACCGGTAATCAGACTTCACTTAAAATAGAGGCTTTAAAGCCCGGAACGGATACGATTACAATAAGCTCAGATAAAACGCATGATAAGCTGATTATCAATGTCACAGTCGAAAAAAACAGAAAAACAAAAAAGGAATATAGTTCAAAGGAAATATATCAAAAATGCGGTCCTGCAACAGTAGAAATTGAAGTAAGTAAAGATGATGGTGAAGCTCAGGGTTCTGGTTTCTTTATTGATAACGGTGTAGTAGTTACTAATTACCATGTTATTGATGGAGCAAAAAGGATTGTGATTAAGACGAATAATGGTCGCGAGTATGAATGTAAAACCATTCTCGGATACAATGCTTTACTTGATTTAGCCGTATTAAAGATTAATTGCAAGAATGAGAGCCTGGTAATTAGTGAGACAAAATCAGTGGTAGGGGAAGATATCTATGCACTAGGAAGCCCCCTCGGGTTATCTGGGACGATGACAAAAGGAATGATTTCAACTGCATCCCGTATCATTGAATATGTTGATTTCATTCAGATTGATGCACCCATATCGAATGGTAATAGTGGTGGCCCATTGGTGAATGTATATGGTGAAGTGATTGGTGTTAATACCATGGGAGCCACTTACGGACAGAATTTAAATTTTGCTGTAAATATCAATGAATTAAAAAAAGTCACAACGAACAATCCCATCACGGTGGCTGAATATTACGAAGAGTATAGTAAGCAAATGTTTGATGATTTCTTGTATGAAGATGATGAAACAAGTAACTCCATGAGTACCTGTCAGACAATTGATCCAAAAGTCTATGGCATAGGAGAAGCAGAAAAAGATGAGAAGGTAGACTATTACAAGATTAATATAACTCAATCCACTACCTTGCATGGGCATTTGCTAACTTACAATAATTCAGATTATATGAATGTTCAAATTGCTTTATATGATCAGAATGGGACATTAATTGGAACCTGCTTTCCAATAAATGAAGATTGCATACAAAAGCTAGAATGTTCGATAGAAGCGGGAACTTATTACTTAGGAATTTCCCTTGTTGATTACTATACCGGTGAAGATATCATATATGCATTTGGATATCGTTGTGAATAG
- a CDS encoding sn-glycerol-1-phosphate dehydrogenase yields MTVMNNDRSLADYLNKEYFCNCGKPHSVGIQQILIDEDAIYRLPELIYSLNIKKSFFLYDRTTYQLFGSKIINLLNQEKLSYSDYIIPSSEPVPNEQTLGEVLVHYDRDCDIFIAIGSGTINDISRFISYKFHIPYIIVGTAPSMDGYASNVAPLIVQNMKTTYEAHTPIAIVGDVNLLSTAPMNMIAAGVGDILGKYTCLCDWNMSSLITDEYYCETIVNMVKESLETTTANIELLKNKNSGVIKNIMEALVLSGIAMSFAGNSRPASGSEHHLSHYWEMMYLMQNKKPILHGTKVGIATVAVLKAYEILASQPIDFVKAEQNASRYSSTQWEANMKLCYPNSYESVIELENKVRKNDPENVMTRLKRMEQMWPSMKDRINALPSANHIRNMLDSLQAPSDPMAIGIDKTLFINSFIAAKELRNRYGLLQILFDLGITQEVAEEVWAYFAQK; encoded by the coding sequence ATGACTGTGATGAATAACGACCGTTCCTTAGCGGATTACCTTAATAAAGAATACTTTTGTAATTGCGGCAAACCCCATTCTGTAGGGATACAGCAGATTCTGATTGATGAAGATGCAATATATCGTTTGCCTGAACTTATTTACTCATTAAATATCAAGAAATCTTTTTTTCTTTATGACCGAACCACTTATCAATTGTTTGGATCGAAAATAATCAATCTATTAAATCAGGAAAAGCTGTCTTACTCAGACTATATAATTCCCTCCTCTGAACCGGTGCCGAACGAGCAAACGCTTGGCGAAGTTCTGGTTCATTATGATAGGGACTGTGATATATTCATCGCTATAGGAAGTGGTACGATCAATGATATCAGCCGTTTTATCAGTTATAAATTCCATATTCCCTATATAATCGTTGGTACAGCCCCATCGATGGATGGCTATGCCTCCAATGTTGCTCCATTAATTGTCCAGAATATGAAAACCACTTACGAAGCTCATACCCCCATCGCAATTGTCGGGGATGTAAATCTATTATCGACTGCTCCAATGAATATGATTGCAGCTGGTGTTGGGGATATATTAGGCAAATACACCTGTCTTTGTGATTGGAATATGTCCAGCCTTATAACCGACGAGTATTATTGCGAAACCATAGTTAATATGGTTAAGGAATCCCTTGAAACCACTACAGCAAATATAGAATTATTGAAAAATAAAAATTCAGGAGTTATTAAAAATATTATGGAAGCCCTGGTACTCTCAGGTATTGCCATGAGCTTTGCCGGTAATTCCAGACCAGCTTCCGGTAGCGAGCATCATCTATCCCACTATTGGGAAATGATGTACCTTATGCAAAATAAAAAGCCTATATTACATGGTACAAAAGTAGGTATTGCCACTGTAGCGGTGTTGAAAGCATACGAAATACTTGCTTCTCAACCAATAGACTTTGTAAAGGCCGAACAAAATGCTTCCAGATACTCCAGCACACAATGGGAAGCAAACATGAAACTATGTTATCCAAATTCTTACGAATCTGTTATTGAATTGGAAAACAAAGTCAGGAAAAATGATCCTGAAAATGTTATGACAAGGCTAAAGCGTATGGAACAGATGTGGCCGTCAATGAAGGATAGAATTAATGCTCTGCCCTCTGCTAATCATATTCGTAATATGCTTGATTCCCTACAGGCTCCTTCAGACCCTATGGCTATTGGGATCGATAAAACGCTGTTTATCAATAGTTTTATCGCAGCGAAAGAACTTCGAAATCGGTATGGTCTTCTTCAGATTTTATTTGATCTTGGTATCACTCAGGAGGTTGCTGAAGAAGTCTGGGCATACTTTGCTCAAAAATAG
- the yicI gene encoding alpha-xylosidase, producing MKFSNGCWLHKEGTEVFSPAEVYFSKKDKKELRICAPTHKIAHRGDTLGGVNLTVRISAPYPEVLRIRTNHYMGVRKRNPEFELDIDKDSSLVVDENDCEITIMSGSLRLVINKANWKMTFYRDQAKLTDSGWRDLAYVKTQWKGLPYDDGGMHDTYMRERLSLSVGELIYGMGERFTPFVKNGQSVDIWNEDGGTSTEQSYKNIPFYISNKGYGVFVNHPEKVSFEVGSEMVKKVQFSVPGEELDYFIINGPTMKEVLMRYTDITGKPGLPPAWTFGLWLSTSFTTNYDEATVNSFVEGMLERGIPLKVFHFDCFWMKEFHWSDFTWDSRVFPDPAGMIKRLKEKGLKICVWINSYIGQESSMFDEGVEGGYFIKRPNGDVWQWDMWQPGMAIVDFTNPEACKWFASKLEALLDMGVDCFKTDFGERIPTDVVYYDGSDPMKMHNYYTYLYNKTVYDVLERKRGKGEAVLFARSATAGGQKFPVHWGGDCWSDYESMAESLRGGLSLTMSGFGFWSHDIGGFESTSTPDVYKRWCAFGLLSTHSRLHGSTSYRVPWAYDEEAVQVVKFFTRLKASLMPYLFRNAIETSITGIPSMRSMVMEYTSDPTCAYLDKQYMLGDSLLVAPIFNDEGIASYYLPEGKWTSYLTGEVKEGKAWYQEKQDYFSIPLYVKEGSILAVGAKDEEADYDYADQVTLKVYELKENVSSTTVVYNNSKELSLKAEIIKREHIIQIDVSAEKSYFVELVNVNNIVSVDNGSFQTKGNNTIITPSGKGPVVCHIQ from the coding sequence ATGAAATTTAGTAACGGATGCTGGCTGCATAAGGAAGGAACCGAAGTTTTTTCTCCTGCGGAGGTATACTTTTCAAAAAAAGATAAGAAAGAGCTTCGAATATGTGCACCAACTCATAAAATCGCACACAGGGGAGATACCCTGGGAGGGGTTAATTTAACAGTAAGGATTTCTGCTCCTTATCCGGAAGTGCTTAGAATTAGAACAAACCACTACATGGGAGTTCGAAAGAGAAATCCCGAATTTGAACTAGATATTGACAAGGATAGTAGCCTGGTGGTTGATGAAAATGACTGCGAGATTACCATTATGAGTGGAAGTCTGCGCCTCGTGATTAATAAAGCCAATTGGAAAATGACATTTTACCGTGACCAGGCTAAGCTGACAGATAGTGGGTGGAGAGATCTGGCATATGTGAAAACTCAGTGGAAGGGACTTCCCTATGATGATGGTGGCATGCACGATACTTATATGAGAGAGAGACTATCCTTATCGGTAGGAGAGTTGATATACGGTATGGGAGAGCGCTTTACTCCCTTTGTAAAAAACGGACAATCTGTTGATATCTGGAATGAGGATGGGGGAACCTCTACGGAACAGTCCTATAAGAATATTCCTTTTTATATCTCGAATAAAGGATATGGTGTATTCGTAAACCACCCGGAAAAGGTATCCTTTGAAGTGGGTTCCGAGATGGTAAAGAAGGTACAGTTTTCAGTACCCGGCGAGGAACTGGACTACTTTATCATCAATGGTCCAACGATGAAAGAGGTGTTAATGCGATATACTGATATAACAGGAAAGCCAGGTTTGCCACCGGCTTGGACCTTTGGGCTCTGGCTTTCCACCTCCTTTACTACGAACTATGATGAGGCAACGGTTAACAGTTTTGTAGAAGGAATGCTGGAGAGAGGTATTCCGTTAAAGGTATTTCACTTCGATTGCTTCTGGATGAAGGAGTTCCACTGGAGTGATTTTACCTGGGATTCCAGAGTTTTCCCGGATCCGGCAGGAATGATAAAACGATTAAAGGAGAAGGGATTAAAAATCTGCGTATGGATTAACAGCTATATCGGACAGGAATCCTCCATGTTTGATGAGGGCGTAGAAGGAGGATATTTTATCAAACGTCCCAATGGTGATGTGTGGCAATGGGATATGTGGCAGCCCGGTATGGCCATTGTTGACTTTACCAACCCGGAGGCATGTAAATGGTTTGCATCCAAGCTTGAGGCATTACTTGATATGGGCGTGGATTGCTTTAAAACTGATTTTGGAGAAAGAATCCCTACGGATGTTGTATATTATGATGGTTCAGATCCAATGAAGATGCATAACTATTATACTTATCTGTATAATAAGACCGTTTATGATGTGCTAGAACGAAAAAGAGGGAAGGGAGAAGCTGTTCTGTTTGCAAGAAGTGCAACGGCAGGTGGTCAGAAGTTCCCGGTACATTGGGGAGGAGACTGCTGGTCCGATTATGAATCCATGGCTGAGAGCTTACGAGGAGGATTATCTCTGACTATGTCCGGCTTCGGTTTCTGGAGCCATGATATAGGGGGCTTTGAAAGCACCTCAACTCCTGATGTATATAAACGATGGTGTGCCTTTGGACTTTTATCAACTCATTCCAGATTACACGGAAGCACCTCCTATCGTGTTCCCTGGGCATATGACGAAGAAGCAGTTCAGGTAGTTAAGTTCTTTACAAGGCTGAAAGCCTCATTAATGCCTTATTTATTCCGCAATGCCATCGAAACCTCAATAACCGGTATCCCTTCCATGAGAAGCATGGTTATGGAATATACCTCGGATCCAACCTGTGCATATCTTGATAAGCAGTATATGTTAGGAGATTCCCTGCTAGTCGCCCCGATATTTAATGACGAGGGAATAGCCAGCTATTATCTGCCGGAAGGAAAATGGACCAGCTATCTGACTGGAGAGGTTAAAGAAGGAAAAGCCTGGTATCAGGAAAAACAAGATTATTTCAGTATTCCATTATATGTGAAAGAGGGAAGTATACTGGCAGTTGGAGCAAAGGATGAGGAAGCAGATTATGATTATGCAGATCAGGTAACTTTAAAGGTTTATGAATTAAAGGAAAACGTATCCTCTACAACTGTAGTATATAATAACAGCAAAGAACTATCCCTCAAAGCGGAGATAATTAAAAGAGAACATATCATTCAGATTGATGTATCAGCGGAAAAGTCCTATTTTGTTGAATTAGTTAATGTGAATAATATAGTATCGGTAGATAATGGAAGCTTTCAAACGAAAGGAAATAACACGATAATAACTCCTTCAGGAAAAGGCCCTGTTGTCTGTCACATACAGTAA
- a CDS encoding type 2 periplasmic-binding domain-containing protein: MRKTKRLLSVILVLVFFGSILVGCSNTKKTDESVNEPANTENQDDEVQPDDEATTDSAEENTGSLEDIIPDETVTLTVFSQLANYSGEQLGWFAKIMLDKFNVKLNIVNAPEGVFATRMESGNLGDIILFGSDTDEYHQAIDAGMLLDWNEDNILAEYGPYINEHMQNALQKNASLSPDGKTVYGFGYDVGSSPTEHGMFFYHPDIRWDLYAQLGYPKVSTLEDYIPILEEMVKANPKSDSGAQTYAMSLFKDWDGDMVMYVKSLGALYGYDEFGFTLYDVNTQTAQPILDDNSMYIRSLKFYNALYQKGLLDPDSMTQTYDDACNAYQDGAAFFNIFTFLGRDLYNTANHTSDGKGMYALTADDMKVLTYGLNIYGGNRVWAIGANTEYPELCMAIINYMSTPEGVMVNEYGPKGVTWDYNENGKAYLTDLGVACKSDITTQMTGDYSGAFEDGQVKWNNSTWSRDSINPEGNGETYNYLFWESYNSLPTTVAEQAWKDKTGFLSADNYLKDTGRFSISLGSGFAMDTRDDELNTQWAQVAECVKSNSWKLVYAKDDAEFDRILATFIEEAKGYGYDTCVEWCLQQAEKRKAKEDELLALQ, encoded by the coding sequence ATGAGGAAAACGAAGCGATTGTTATCTGTCATCCTTGTATTAGTATTCTTCGGCTCCATCTTAGTGGGCTGCAGCAACACTAAGAAAACAGATGAATCAGTAAATGAGCCTGCGAATACTGAAAATCAGGATGATGAAGTACAACCGGATGATGAAGCTACAACTGATTCCGCAGAGGAGAACACAGGTAGTCTGGAAGACATTATTCCGGATGAAACCGTAACACTTACTGTCTTTAGCCAATTAGCAAATTACAGCGGAGAACAGCTGGGTTGGTTTGCTAAAATAATGTTAGACAAATTCAATGTAAAATTGAATATTGTGAACGCACCGGAGGGTGTATTCGCAACTCGTATGGAATCCGGCAATCTGGGAGATATCATCTTATTCGGAAGTGATACGGATGAGTATCACCAGGCAATAGATGCGGGAATGCTTCTTGATTGGAATGAAGACAATATCTTAGCAGAATATGGTCCTTATATCAATGAGCATATGCAGAATGCATTACAGAAGAATGCAAGTCTTTCACCGGATGGAAAAACCGTATATGGATTTGGTTATGATGTAGGTTCCTCACCAACAGAGCATGGTATGTTTTTCTATCATCCCGATATTCGCTGGGATCTATATGCACAACTTGGATATCCAAAGGTATCTACGCTAGAGGATTATATACCGATTCTTGAAGAAATGGTAAAAGCAAATCCGAAATCTGATTCCGGAGCACAGACCTATGCTATGTCCTTATTTAAGGATTGGGATGGGGATATGGTTATGTATGTAAAATCCCTTGGCGCTTTATATGGTTATGATGAATTCGGCTTTACTCTGTACGATGTTAATACTCAGACGGCACAGCCAATCTTAGATGATAATAGTATGTATATCAGAAGCCTTAAGTTCTACAATGCATTATATCAGAAGGGCTTATTGGATCCTGATTCTATGACTCAGACCTATGATGATGCATGTAATGCATACCAGGATGGTGCTGCATTCTTTAATATCTTTACATTCTTAGGAAGAGATTTATACAATACTGCAAATCATACCTCTGATGGTAAGGGTATGTATGCGTTAACAGCAGATGACATGAAGGTTCTTACCTATGGTTTGAATATTTATGGCGGCAACAGAGTATGGGCAATCGGTGCAAATACCGAATATCCTGAATTATGTATGGCGATTATTAACTATATGTCAACTCCGGAAGGTGTTATGGTTAACGAATACGGTCCTAAAGGTGTGACTTGGGATTATAACGAAAACGGAAAGGCATATCTGACAGACTTAGGTGTTGCTTGTAAGAGCGATATTACAACACAAATGACTGGTGATTACAGTGGTGCATTCGAGGATGGTCAGGTTAAGTGGAATAATTCAACCTGGAGTAGAGATAGTATTAATCCGGAAGGAAATGGTGAAACCTATAATTACCTCTTCTGGGAAAGCTATAACTCCCTACCTACGACTGTTGCAGAACAGGCTTGGAAGGATAAAACCGGTTTCTTATCAGCAGATAATTATTTAAAGGATACTGGTAGATTTTCTATTTCTTTAGGTTCCGGTTTTGCTATGGATACGAGAGATGATGAGTTGAATACTCAATGGGCACAGGTGGCTGAATGTGTGAAATCTAACTCATGGAAGCTCGTTTACGCTAAGGATGATGCAGAATTTGACAGAATTCTTGCAACATTTATTGAAGAAGCAAAAGGATATGGCTATGATACTTGTGTAGAATGGTGCTTGCAACAGGCCGAAAAGAGAAAAGCAAAGGAAGATGAATTGCTAGCTTTGCAATAG